The Paenibacillus sp. FSL H7-0357 nucleotide sequence TCTGGATGCCGATGATAACAGATGACCGCCAGAACGGGCGGCCATCTATCATCAATATGAGGGAAACCGCTTATTTTGCCGCCATTTCAACAATCTCGTTCGTATAGGCTTCTTCCACGTTGGCCGCCTCTTTGATTACACCAAATTTGAGCGCAATGTCTGCCGTCTGCTGGAATGCAGCTGCATCGGTATACCCCAGCTTGGAAACGTCAAAGCCCTCCGGCTGGATCAGCTTGGCAACCTCCGTCATCATCGTAAGCTGATGCTCTCTTGAAGTGCTGCCTTCTTCAGCGAGCTTCATTACACTATCCACAGCCGCCTCAGGATCGGCAATGGCATCTTTCCAGCCCTTCAAGGAAGCGCGGACGAATTTGGCCGCTGTCTCCTTATTGTCTGCAAGCCACTCTTTATTGGCGAACAGATTGTCTTCGAGCATCGCTACGCCTTCATCATTCATATCAATCACATTCAGCTCTTCGGCCTTGATGCCCGATTCCAGCACAACCTGATATTCGTTATACGTCATCGCCGAAGCCGCGTCGATTTCGCCGCCAAGGAATTGGTCCATCGTGAAGCCCTGCTTCGTGAAATTCAGGTCCTTGTTGGAATCCAGCTTGTATTTATCAAAAAGTGCAAGGATTTCAAACTCGTTGCCACCCATCCAGTTGCCGACTTTTTTGCCTTTCAGATCCGCTGCACTGCTGATTCCCGCCTCCTTCTTGGACACCAGCACGAGTCCGCTCTTCTGGTAGATTTGCGCAATCTGCACCAGCGGCATTTCCTGTTCCTGGCTGGTCAGCAGACTCGCCACCCAATCCACGCCGATATCGGCGGAGCCGCCCGCGACCTGTTGCTCAGGCACTATATCCGGACCGCCGGGCAGGATCTCCACATTAAGACCTTCTTCAGCATAGTACCCCTTGTCCTGGGCCAGAAAGTATCCGGCAAATTGGGCCTGCGGCACCCATTTCAGCTGGAGCTTGACCGTCACCGGTTCCGCAGCCGGTTCTGTGGCCGCCGCCGTTTCCGGTGAAGCCGAAGCTCCCGTGCCTGCCGTCGCTTCAGCCGCCGGAGCATTATTATTGTTGTTACCTCCACAACCTGCCAGCAAAGAGATTGCCATGATCATTACCGCCATCAACAGCCCACCGTGAAATTTGCCTTTATTCCCTTTCATCACGCAGCTCCCCCTACCCATTTGAGTTTGTAGTTTGGTGTAACAGATTTAAGATGACGCACGCTGGGAGGAATGCCACTTGATGAATACCTTCTCCAGCCGCTCCACTACCAGATAGAAGATGACTCCGGCTATAGCCGCAAGTACGATGCAGGACCAGCCCAGCGGCATCTTGGCCACCTTGATCGAGTTGGATAGCAGGTAGCCAAGCCCTCTGGAGGAGAAGAAAAACTCTCCGACAATCGCTCCGATCATACTTGCGGTAGCATTGATCTTCAGCGCGGTGAACACATACGGCAGACTGTTCTGAATCCGCAGATAGCGGAACACCGCCGGCTTGCCGGCTGCGTAGGAATGCATTAAATCCAGCGCCAGCGGATCGACTGATACCATCCCTTTATAGGCATTGATAGCCATCGCCGCCATGGTCGTTGCCGTAACGATTGCCGCACGCGAGCCGATCCCGTCGCCGAACCACAGATTCATAATCGGTGCCAGCGCAACAATCGGCACAGCATTCAGTGCAGCGACCAGTGTCAGGCTGCCACCGCCCCAGCGGGGCCAGGCCGTTGCGACCAGGGCGATTAAGAACCCGAAGGCCGAACCAATCAGCATTCCCACCACAGCCTCAGTCAGCGTATAGCCGGTATAGGACAAGAGCAGGCTGAAATTATCCCTAATCGCCTCCGCTATGGCCGAAGGCAGCGGCAGCTGGTATTTTTTCAGATCGAACAGCTTGTGGAATATTTGTGCTTCCCAGAGAACCAGAAAAAGCACACCGGCCAGCAGAGGCAGAATCACGCCAGCGTTCAGCCATTTCACAGAGCGGCGTCCAAGCTTCCGCTTGCTCCGTCCAGCAAATACGCTATCCTTCGTTGTTATACGAGAGGATGTAGCTCCCTCATTCCCTGCAGAAGCTATCAACGTTGCTTCACGCACAGTATTTCCCTCCATTAACGGCGGCCCCCCTTCGGGCGGAATTCAGGCTGCCATGGCGCAATCAGGCGTTCGGCGAGGCTCATCAGCCCGTAGCTCGCCACTCCCAGCAGAGCGCCGACAATTACCGTGGACCAGAACATATACGTATGGGAAGGACCATAATAGAGATTGCGCAGCATGATCACACCAATGCCGTGCTGCGCCCCCATAAGCTCTACCAGAATCGCACCGGTCACGGCAAGCGGGGCTGCAACCTTGAGGCCGCTGAACAGTGCCGGCAGTGCAGCCGGAAAGCGCAGCTTCCAGTACACCGCCCAAGGTTTGGCAGCATAAGAATGCATCAGCTCCAGCGCCGGCAGATCGACGCTGCGCAGACCGCGCAGCATGTTGAGCGCAACCGGGAAAAAGGTAATGTATCCGGAAATAATGATCCGGGACACCTGCTCATCACGTACAATACCGTAAATAATGGGCGCAAGCCCCAGAATCGGGATCATCTGCGAGGCAATGGCATACGGAAAGGCAAGCTGCTCGATCGTCTTCGACAGACTCATCAGCACAGCGAGAACCACACCCGCAGAGGCACCGATCAGAAACCCGACTCCTGCATTGCCAAAGGTAGCTCCCCCCTCCTTAACCAGTGTGCCGCTGTACTTCCA carries:
- a CDS encoding ABC transporter permease, whose amino-acid sequence is MEGNTVREATLIASAGNEGATSSRITTKDSVFAGRSKRKLGRRSVKWLNAGVILPLLAGVLFLVLWEAQIFHKLFDLKKYQLPLPSAIAEAIRDNFSLLLSYTGYTLTEAVVGMLIGSAFGFLIALVATAWPRWGGGSLTLVAALNAVPIVALAPIMNLWFGDGIGSRAAIVTATTMAAMAINAYKGMVSVDPLALDLMHSYAAGKPAVFRYLRIQNSLPYVFTALKINATASMIGAIVGEFFFSSRGLGYLLSNSIKVAKMPLGWSCIVLAAIAGVIFYLVVERLEKVFIKWHSSQRASS
- a CDS encoding ABC transporter permease; the encoded protein is MKGNSAFMRSRVLPLSVWLLGLLIVWEAGSWMLLHVAQTPLAQSKLPYVHEVAATLWKYSGTLVKEGGATFGNAGVGFLIGASAGVVLAVLMSLSKTIEQLAFPYAIASQMIPILGLAPIIYGIVRDEQVSRIIISGYITFFPVALNMLRGLRSVDLPALELMHSYAAKPWAVYWKLRFPAALPALFSGLKVAAPLAVTGAILVELMGAQHGIGVIMLRNLYYGPSHTYMFWSTVIVGALLGVASYGLMSLAERLIAPWQPEFRPKGGRR
- a CDS encoding ABC transporter substrate-binding protein — encoded protein: MKGNKGKFHGGLLMAVMIMAISLLAGCGGNNNNNAPAAEATAGTGASASPETAAATEPAAEPVTVKLQLKWVPQAQFAGYFLAQDKGYYAEEGLNVEILPGGPDIVPEQQVAGGSADIGVDWVASLLTSQEQEMPLVQIAQIYQKSGLVLVSKKEAGISSAADLKGKKVGNWMGGNEFEILALFDKYKLDSNKDLNFTKQGFTMDQFLGGEIDAASAMTYNEYQVVLESGIKAEELNVIDMNDEGVAMLEDNLFANKEWLADNKETAAKFVRASLKGWKDAIADPEAAVDSVMKLAEEGSTSREHQLTMMTEVAKLIQPEGFDVSKLGYTDAAAFQQTADIALKFGVIKEAANVEEAYTNEIVEMAAK